The Manduca sexta isolate Smith_Timp_Sample1 chromosome 17, JHU_Msex_v1.0, whole genome shotgun sequence genome includes a window with the following:
- the LOC119189570 gene encoding glutathione S-transferase 1-like, which translates to MSGLVLYKVDASPPACAVRALGDMLGLAFDYENPDLLNLEHKSAEFMKMNPMGTIPVLKDDDFVVSESNAIMKYLLEKYGGEHRERLYPSDLRTRAIVDQCMFFNAGVFFIRLKVVVLPTILEGLKEPSPRQLQDVDTAFGVVEAYLENNKYIACDHLTLADLAVGSTAATIQCFRKLDAERFPRTAKWLDLLYEEPAFKKYIEPATKQLIEIMQTMQEKNRAL; encoded by the exons ATGTCAGGCCTGGTGTTGTACAAGGTGGACGCGAGCCCGCCAGCATGTGCGGTGCGGGCGCTCGGCGATATGCTCGGATTGGCTTTCGATTACGAAAATCCCGACCTATTGAACTTGGAACACAAATCTGCTGAATTTATGAAg atGAATCCTATGGGCACGATACCTGTGTTGAAAGATGACGACTTTGTTGTATCAGAgag TAACGCCATAATGAAGTACCTGCTCGAAAAATACGGCGGGGAGCATCGCGAGCGGCTTTATCCGAGCGACCTGCGCACGCGCGCGATCGTCGACCAGTGCATGTTCTTCAACGCGGGCGTCTTCTTCATCAGGCTGAAAGTTGTTGTT CTTCCAACAATACTCGAAGGTCTCAAAGAACCCTCGCCGAGGCAGCTGCAAGACGTAGACACCGCGTTCGGCGTAGTGGAGGCGTACCTTGAGAACAACAAGTACATCGCCTGCGATCACCTGACGTTGGCAGACCTCGCGGTGGGAAGCACCGCCGCGACTATACAGTGTTTCCGAAAACTAGATGCAGAGAG atTCCCGCGCACTGCAAAATGGCTTGACTTGTTATATGAAGAGCCTGCGTTCAAGAAGTACATTGAACCTGCCACCAAACAACTCATCGAAATAATGCAGACCATGCAAGAAAAAAATAgggctttataa